In the Arachis stenosperma cultivar V10309 chromosome 8, arast.V10309.gnm1.PFL2, whole genome shotgun sequence genome, taaatCCTTAGCAACCGATTTGATAGGTCGCAAAACCTTAGTTACTAATTCGCAAGAGTTTATATTAGCGACTAATTTTTAGTTAAGAGTGACCAAAACAATGACAAATTAATTCTGTCGCTAAAAATCGAttactattttaaaaatttcttgtaataaattactaaatttCCTCGTTTGGATTGGCTATCTTAAGATTTTTtactaagaaaagaaaaaaaaactccaAATAATGAAAGCTACGTTTcctaataataatttatatagtttTGGAGTTATTCATCTTTGTCATATTAAGTATTATTGTTGCTTAATTAGAGGGCACATCTTGAAAACGTTTGAGGAACGGATAATctgaaaattatttaattaaggTATAGCTTTCGGGTCACTTATTGCCACAAATTTTAATGTTAACTTCCCCTTCAAGGCTTAATTTTTAATAacattataaataattttaataatttatctcCGGCCTTATGATTATGAcaattcttttcttctcttttttttatttttattttttaaaaaaaattggctAGACATATTcattacttaatttatttgcccTTTTCTTTGGATTTTGTTATGTACTATATTTTGTTGTCTTCTTATAGAAATAACGGATGAAACGGATTAATATTTATAGATTTCATATATTACTAGATTATTGTTAATCTTTATGGAATTTATTGCCATGCTTACACTAGATAAGGTGGGAATAAatgagaacaaaaaaaaaaaataacaatatccCTAATCTCTAGctatcataaaataaaataaaaagtacaTTACTAAAAATAACAACTTTCTATAAAAGATtagagaaattaaataattaactaatccACTAGATCTATATACTCTACATATATACATCAATGCTTTATTATATAGGGACACTCTACTGTACAGATTGAAATggtataaagaaaaaatataattctttttatagttattttttattattttattattattcaaaatataagttctacttttattaatttttcttttattctattaaaaaaaatctataaacTTATATTTTTACCATATAATTCACCTATTATATAGATCTACTTCAAGTATTAAACTTTTTTCCTCAAAGAGTTACATGCCATTACATTCCTTGAAAAGAGTTACACGTCATTTTCAAGTGTTAAATGACATGTTAGAATTGAAAACAAGTAACAAGGACTAATAATTAAATgaataaacaaataattaaagggggggggggggaactAATTAgtagaaaacaagaaattatgTTAAATAATTTGGCCAACTATTAATAATACTCCTTCcttcttaaataaatatttttattttttagattattattaaaaaattaatatatttggataattttttattagatacattaattttctgaaaaatattaaaaataaaaaaacacttattttaaaaataatgaataattaataataagtaaaaaCTCAGTTGCagtcaacttcacgtaaagttaATAGTTGAAAAccgttaaataatttgactgatttgattaaatttttatttaacgattcttaattatcaactttatatatataagaatcaTATTAAGGCATGGATTAAGTGCTTCTCAAACTTTGCAAGAGATATGTTTGTTTTGTGTTACATGGGAAGCgttaaaacaaaattattggCATCAGATATGACTTGGAATCAACGTTACTTCAAGGCAAAATCACCATGCTAAAAGATTCCAcagtatatataaaataattatttaaattagtctctaaatattttaaaaatgaatattttaatttttcaaaaaaattaatattcagaTTAACTTTTAACGTTTTCTTCCATCAAATATAAcaattttcagtttattttttaacataattcactaataaaaaatattgaattaatACGTAAATTCatacatataataattaaatatttacgTGTACGAAAAAGATAAAACAGTCCATAATCTTAActataataaaaagaaaacttATATTAGAAGGTAATATATTATGTACtgtcaaaaaaaaaactatattgTAGGTCAGAAACAAAAATAGTTATGTAAGATgcttcattattttatttttatttgtaggAGTATATTCTCACAAAATTCACCCTCTCATGATTATAAAATAGAGTAACATATACTTAATTGTGGGAccatattttaatttattctatacTAACAAactgagtatatatatatattctaataaatgaatacacaaaaaaaaaaggtataTAAATTTTTGTCTATCCATGTTACACAACTCACAAGTGATATAACCACACAAAATTAAAGATAGATATTATTAGGGCCAGAAACTCTCAGGTTGGTTCCTAAAGAATGGGGCAAAGGGAATATTTCATGAACATTGATCCACCTCTACCCCTCCTCTACCTTTTAATTTTGTGGAATGATTatgagtgttttttttttctcttttaaaaaaatctgtTTACATATGATGTCACCCATTATTGGTGATGAGTAATAGGCTCAGctccaaaatttcaattttaggGATATTATCTTCttgtaattaataattttatttttttatttttttttaattaaaacccAACAATTTGCTCTCAATTCATGAAGGTCCACCATCACCAGACATGAAGGTAAGGTGCTTATTGTCATTAATAGTAATGGAAGCCATTTATGATATATAAGACTTTTTGAGGCTGCTAATTATTCTTAAATATAGTTTGATAGAATATTTATAAATTTGCgcttatttttagaaattgaaattgaattgtgaaattaaaatttagtattgTATTTGATGGTCTAAAATTAAAACTCTTGAGACACAAAATTTTAGTTCTTTAATAGAAGTATAATAATTTCATACATTTTTTACATTTTCgtttaaattcaattttaattactTGATGTGTTAACTATTTGTTACTTTTATTGTCTCTGTTACTTTCATATAAATATCGCATCGTAAATATAAACAATTAGATATACATGAGAAAATGGCAACGACATATATAATATCTTGTATTACTACAACAATAAATATGTTTAACAATGTTTTactttatcaaaataaaaattcttatatataatagtatatatGCTTTGATTTATTATATAACTTAGAATCATTTGCAAACCCTCTTCATATCACCGGTTAGACTTCTACGAAGGCGAGATTCGAATTTTCTGACACTTGTTTAAACAAATGAATGAGTTGATTACTCGATCAATCTAAGTTGATTAAACCTCTGTGTATTTGCAGAAGAGTATGAGATGGGAAAGATTGTATGGATGGAGGAGTAGGGCCGGGCCTCAGTTGTGGGCCTACAGCTATTGGACCTTTGTGCATGAGATGCTTGGGCCAATTCCTAATAGTTATATATAGTagtatatgattgaaaaattgtTGTCACCtataaaaagatatggttgatttttttctttacaattgGTTAAATCTTTTTAGTATTTGAAATGATAAAACAACTGCTGAAGCCCGCCAAAGAAACTAATAGCCTTAGAATGGTCCTCTCCatttttgtcaaaaaaaaaaaaaaaaacaattggTGTTAATCCaagaactttttatttttaatattagagTGATAACACTGTTTTTTTTAATGTGGATGGTTGGAATGTTATTCTCAAACATGGAACCGTTTAATTAAAGAAGTAAAAATTGGACCGTCCGATTTATTAGAGATACAGAAATCAGACCGTTCGATTTTTAGAAATGCACAAATCGGACcgtgttaaaaaaaaattaaaatttcaggTACAAAAATCGAACCCTCTGATTTGTGTACTAtccacaattttaaaaaatacaaaaaattacaatattaacatatatcactacttttacttccataacaaaaaaaaaaaaaaaccttaatCCAAACATATTTGTACATTTATGTCAATATATAGCTTAACTTGTTTTCATCTTTCACCTACCATATACCAAACAAAAAATGTTAAATCATGTCAAAGAAACTATGTATGAATTCgtgaattttgttttaatttgttaaatttaagttttaaaaatcttaCTTTGTGTTAGATTTAAGTTTTAAATGTGGGATTCacttaattttattctaaaataatttaCTAAAGTAATGGGTATCTTaatattaaattcaaaaatttagatTAAAATGTCTTActtcataaaatattaaaatcaatctTTTAACAGCCTAGAGTCCAACACCATGGGAAAGAGACAAAATTGATCAATTATGCTCTTTTTCTCTAATTCCAAAAAAGGTAGTTTACTAGTTTTACATTCCTTCTCCTACTAACCATTTTGACAATTTTCTCCATTTGTCTCCTTTATGCTCACATATTTTGACTTATTTTTACATGCATGTGCTACATGGGCATTTTCGGAATTATCTGAGATATTCTAACAAAGCATGTGCCCTTGTCTGTCCAAACTTATGAATTATATGTGtaggaaaaaataaataatatacaCGAATATAGTATTAGTATCACTATGCAATAATGCATTAACCAACTTTGTTAATAATTGAAAATATATTGTATCTAAATTGTTGAAGTTTTGCTATGTAAAGAGTTCATGTGTTTCTATACATTATTGCAGATGGAGTCAGAAAGAAAGAGACAATGGGATCATTTTTTAGAAGATAAAGTATTATTtgtttataatattttgttaaaaattaaaattacttttaacattttttacttttaaaaatgtctctttataataaatttttaaaataatagcctgttaaaatataatttttaaacaaatttttattttaaattcattgTCACCTATCTAAATTTTTAATCTTAATTCTATTTTGTTCTGCTTAAATTCGTTTATTGTCACTTCCAAATTCTTTTATTCTACCACTCACAAATTACTAAAAACAATTATTCAACAAATAATAAAGCCAGTATGTATAAATTAGAATGAAAAAGACAAAAGTACTGACAGTAACGATAATAAAATGAGTGTGGAGAAGATCATATTTTTATCTATCAGTTCGGATTTAGAATGAGAGTAAAGAGAAGGTTAGGATCTTTAAGTGAAACAAAAATGACTTTTTTTCCTAACTAATTggcataaaaaataaatttgttcaaaaattaacattttttaacaacataactattttaaaaattaatattttttcatttttaagattaaaataatattttatccgaccttcaatttcaacaagagatATTCCTTTATCCTTGTTTTAGATCCTTAAATTAATATACTTTAAGAAATAGATATATGGATggtgaaaaaagaaaataacgaAAAATTATAGAGGTCAAAAAGTGACATAGTCGTTAATAAAACTgtgaaagaataagaaaaaaaaagatgaaaaatattgtactttatatttcttaattattaatgatcaattgattgaattgtgaattatgaaggtaaaattaaatatatatagagtatttagcctatgaaagataaaaataaataaaggtaagataaaaacaaataaagatcagataaaataataaaagctaAAATTGTAACTGAATTTATGTATTCTGTTGGGTTGAATTTATGGGTCACGAAACTTCTTTATTTTTGTCATGGGATAAGGTGGAAGAGTGGTTTAATATGGCCCCGCAAGCTGGTGGATGGAAGATGTCAATAATCCACAGTTTGGATAAGTTCTGGTGAAATGGTCGAGGAAGACGCATGTGACGTGGTGATGCAGAGGGAGTGCGTGCGGCGGAGCTAGAGCTGCTGACAGCAAAAAAAAACATAGAAAGAGATGCTGTGCTTGAGGGAGAGAGAGCAAGCAACGATCTTCAGAAGGCGCGTAGAGCGCGATAAGAGAGAAGGCGTGTAGAGCGCGATAATTTTGGGTCCATTGGACTCTGAAggataagaaaagaaaagatgaaggtGATGCAGAAACATAGAAGGAGATGCCATCTGCACTTTGTTTCAGTGATTAAACATAAACGTGGCAATCTCCAGAAAGTTGAGGAATTAGGGTTTcctcttgaaagaatgaataATAATGTGAATGCCATTAACTTTGACATTGATGAAAACCAAGTTAACGACGAAGAAGAGATGCAGCCACTGCCATCAACATGCGGTATATGCACCATTCCTATATTCGCCGACGACGTCTTCAACAACAACGACCGTTGCATGCACTCTCCCTATTACTGCCATAACTGCATCCGCATCTACCTCGTCCACCGTCCGATTCATCACCACAGAACGTCCCTTGCCCTGACTTGAGCTGCCCCGTAAAGTTAGATCCAATGGCATTCAAGACTCTCATCCCTGAAGACATCTTCCATAAATGGTTCGATACAACGGTCAAATTGGCACTCCCTCCGATGAAGTACCAGCGTTGCTGCCCTTTTTGCTCCGAATTGGTCATCAATGAGTGTATAGATAAGTATATGAAGAAAGTGGAGTGCCCTAATTGTAAGAAGGAGTTTTGCTTCAAGTGTCAGGTTCCTTAGCATCATGATAAAAGCTGTTATGATCATGGTGTGCACGGTAATGACGTGAAGTTTGCGAAGCTTATTCGCAAGAAACAACGGCGTAAATGTTCTCATTGTTCTTGATGGGTTGAGCGAGTTGATGGATGTAATTTCATTTATTGCAAGTGTGGGTTTTACTTCTGCTATATATGTGGAAAAGATTAtgactctgataccataataaaactatgaaagaataagaagagaaagatacaaaattttttattgtttgttgttgtttcttgttagaaTATGGGTAACCAAGACTGAGGTAGGTTTTCACTTGGATGGATGTAATAGAAATTAGTTGGATTTTGAGCTAAATTGGAAGATTAAATATTCATTGTGGGAGAAGGTTGAAAAAGAAGTATGGTGATTTCTCACCGGAAAGATGATAGCTTATGTATCCTCCTCAAGGAGGATGATACCatagctctgataccataataaaactgtgaaagaataagaaaagaaaagatgaaaaatgTTGTACTTTGTATTTCTTGATTGattattgattgattgattgattgaattgtGAATTATAAAGGTAAAATTAAATGGAAAATGCTATtcgtacactaaaatcagccactaaaATCATTCATCAATGTATTTGTGTAAATACATATgcggtttaatttatttttaatgtgcatttatattttaacatgtattttatactgtGGCTGActttggtggctgattttagtgtacacgtagcataatccaaactaaatatatatagagtatCAGCGTATGAAAGATAAaagcaaataaagataagataaaaacaaataaagataagataagataaaatagtAAGGGCTAAAATTGTAACTGAATTTGTGTATTCTATTGGGCAGAATTTGTGGGTCGCGAAACTTCTTTATTTTTGTCATGGGATAAGGTGGAAGAGTGATTTAATATGGCCCCGCAAGCTGATGGATGGAAGATGTCAATAATCTACAGCTTGGATAAGTTCTGGTGAAATAGTCGAGGAAGACAAATAAGACGTGGTGACGCAGAGGGAGTGCGTGCGGCAGAGCTAGAGCTGCtgacagaaaaaaaaaacatagaaaGAGATGCTGTGCTTGAGGGAGAGAGAGCAAGCAACGATCTTCAGAAGGCGCGTAGAGCGCGATAAGAGAGAAGGCGTATAGAGTGCGATGATAGAGGCCGCGTAGAGCGCGATAATTTTGGGTCCATTGGACTTTGAaggataaaaaaagaaaagatgaaggtGATGCAGAAACATAGAAGGAGATGCCATCTGCACTCTATTTCAGTGATTAAACATAAACGTGGTAATCTCCAGAAAGTTGAGGAATTAAGGTTTcctcttgaaagaatgaataATAATGTGAATGCCATTAACATTGACATTGATGAAAACCAAGTTAACGACGAAGAAGAGATGCAGCCACTGCCACCAACATGTGGTATATGCACCATTCCTATATTTGCCGATGACGTCTTCAACAACAACGACCGTTGCATGCACTCTCCCTATTACTGCCATAACTGCATCCGCATCTACCTCGTCCACCGTGTCCGATTCATCACCACAGAACGTCCCTTGTCCTGACTTGAGCTGCCCCGTAAAGTTAGATCCAATGGCATTCAAGACTCTCattcttgaagacatcttcCATAAATGGTTCGATACAACAGTCAAATCAACACTCCCTCCGATGAAGTACCAGTGTTGCTGCCCTTTTTGCTCCGAATTGGTCATCAAATGAGTGTAAAGATAAGTATATGAAGAAAGTGGAGTGTCGTAATTGTAAGAAGGAGTTTTGCTTCAAGTGTCAGGTTCTTTGGCATCATGATAAAAGCTGTTATGATCATGGTGTGCACGATAATGATGTGAAGTTTGCTAAGCTTATTCGCAAGAAATAATGGCGTAAATGTTCTCATTGTTCTTGCTGGGTTGAGCGAGTTGATGGATGTAATTCCATTTATTGCAGGTGTGGATTTTACTTCTGCTATATATGTGAAAAATATCATGACTCTGATATCATAATAAAACTAtgaaagaataagaagagaaagatacaaaaaaattttattgtttgttgttgtttcttgttagaaTATGGGTAACCAAGATCGAGGTAGGTCTTCCATCGTGCAGCCACGGTCTCGTTGGTGCTAGCTATGTTCCATCAAAGCCACTGTCCCGTTCGAAGCCCGTTTGAAGGTGCTCCTATCTCGGTGTCTCCCTTTAGCGTGCTCTGTTTAAGGAATTTAGCTTCtaggtaatttttttaactataattgaataatttttcaTTACTATGAAGTTCTGTGAACTATGAACTGAACTCTGATATAGTTTTGCCGCGTCCACCTCTCCCTACTATGTTGTTCTGTtgtgtttattatttttttactatgaTTTTCTTCTTGATTTTGTTAAGTTGCTATTTTGCTAAATTGTTGGGTTATTGTATTTGAATTTGCTAGATTCAGATTGAGattgttcttcttttttttattgggTTGTTGAATTTCTATTTACGTATTGTTCTTACTTATTTGctaaattcaataaattattgttgttgtgtaCCTATTGTTGTTCTTGAGATTATTGAGTTACTGTGTTCTTGCTAAATTGTTAATTTGCTAATTTTCTAAATTGTTGTAGTTTTGACTTTTGAGATTGAGATTATTCTTATTTCTTGTTATTAGATTGCTGGATTTGCTATTTGCTATTGTTCGTGACTTTTAAGATTGAGATTGTTAGCTGGATTTGCTATTGTTGTGTACCTATTGTTTTTCTTTGAGATTGTTAGGTTGTGTTTTTGCTAATTTGTAAAATTGTTGTTGTAATCTTTGAAATTGTTGGATAGTTGTTATCTTTTTCATTGTTGTGCtgtgtttttttgtgttttgatgTTTACTGTTGTACTTTTCTGTATTCAATTAAGTCAATTAACACTATACTTTGGGCTTAATTGTGCTTAGATTGTTAAGTTAGCTAATTCAGCATATGAATTTTGCCAATTATGCATTTCTTAATTCCTAGATTAAGACTTGCACTAGTTTCTTTCCTAGTAACAACTTATGTGACTATTTTTGCACTCTTATGAACTTATCCATTCACCTTGTAGGCATGCACTTGGTGGCTTTGATGGAAGCACAATGATGTCAACCGTTGAAGTGTTTGATCCTCTTCATGAAGCATGGATAACCAGAGAACAAATGAATCATCCTAGTTGCGAAGCACAATTATGTCTACTAACATTAGTCTTAATTGTAATTCAGTGGTACCTGTTCTATGCTGTGCTAACTGAATGTGTCTACATATAATAATCGGTAGCTGGAGAATTATAAAGAAGTAACTTTCTAATGATGTCATATAGAAGTTTTtcataagtatttttatctaATCTTGAATGAATGTTTGTTTATCCTCTACTCTAGATTGTCAACGATAAAGAAATATATCAGCattcatttattgttttttattataatacataaaatattattgattttgttattgttatttgacttttgaatttgtgtTTGGATGAAATTATAATATTGTAGTTGATGTAGTATATTTAAtttgaatgatattttaaagttgatattagactataattatattttagtatgtttatttatattttatttattattttattatgaaacGATTATTTTAGTTGGATTACGGTTAAATCAGTTAAACCAATAAAccaataaactaataattagAACAGTTCGATAACCAATTCGATTCCCAAAACCTTGCtcatatcataaaattcaaatagtGAGTGTTGTGTCAAAGTTGggtcaatatttaaaaaaattaatccaaaTATGATAGCTTAGAAAAAGGGATAGTAATGTAACCTCctcctccccccccccccccccccccccaaaaataAATTGTTGGCCATATGCCAAGCGTGATTGCTGATCCAACATGAAAGTTTGACATGCTTATTTCATTTGTTTCTAAGATTCACTCAATCATTTCCGACACTCTTCACCACTCAAATTATTGACATGTCTAATTGTTTTTTCCCTTAGGATGATAATTGAAGGGAGGGAAAAATAATTGAGCATGCATTATTATTGTACCGTGTTTACCTGAGTTATTATTGCACACACGATTTCAGTCACATTCATCTTAAGGTATGATCATGACAATTCACTCTTCTCAAATCTTAATGTTACTATATTGTATACAACATAAGTGAACATAAGCATTTCGATGATGCTACAATTACTAATTAAGATACCAAACTAAATTACCGTTGTTAAATCGCCAAATTACCATTTCATTAAGTTAACCAAGGCAAAACATAAATATCTATTCTTATATTTAGTTTGACCTAAACCAAAAATAGAAGCCAACTATTACAAAGTTAACTTTCACTACTACAACTcacattgattctttttatgcGCACCCTCTCGGGGTAAACCCGACCCGAGAACCCGCCAAATCAAACACGACCCGAAACCCTTGTTGCTGGATATTCCCAATTATGGACAACCCGCTCATCGTCCCGGCGAACGCGAAGCAGTAAGTTCCCTTATCATCCACCGGAATTAGGTAATTTCCGGCTGGAAGTGACACATCGGCACCTCGAAAATGTAGCACTACGGTCGGAACTTTCACTTGCGTCATCCCCGAAAGATCAAAGCAAGTATCAAATAACGAGTACTCGGGTGCCCGTTTCAAACGGGCAGCCCCAACCCGAAAAGCGTCCCTCAAAGCCTCATAAGCGGGTCGGGTCAACCGAGTCACTGAAGTGCCCGAGTCAATAATTACCCCACCATTTCCGGTCCGGTCAAGCCGAAACAAAGAAGCCGAAATTCCACGAACCAGCACCCCGCCAACACTAATTCCCAACAGTTCGACATAGTAAAATGTGTCGAGCTTTGGGTTCTTTAACAACGGAGTGAACCGTGCCGCTCTTGAAACTGCCAAATCGCCAAAAACCATTGAAGACGGTTTTGATGAAGCAGCTCGGTCCACTAAACAATAACTGAATTTGTTATTGAACCGGATACCGGCTTGGGTCGGAAAGGAAAGCATGCCCCGGCCCAGGCCCAAAAGGCCCGCAGCCCCAACAAAGAGCCCCTCGTTGTCATGTCCACAGCCTAAGGCCACGCGCGGGACGCTGGCGCGTCGCCGGAAAGTCAATGTCTCAGTGGCAAAATCGCCGACGGTGAAGGACCCGTCTCCATATGAGACCTGATACTCGCACACCTTTTTCCGGGCGTCGCATCCCGGCGAGTCCAGCTGCCGGCAGAGCGGAGAACCGCAGGGTACTGGGGCAAAGGTCCGGGACCCTTTCGGGTCGAAAACTGGGTCGGACTCTGAGTAGCACTTCTTGCACGGCGCACATTGGAGCCAAACGACGTCGCTTCCGGTGTCGAGCACCATGTAGAGGTAGCGTGGCGGCGTTCCGACGCCAAGGCGCGTGAAGTACTCGCCGCTGCCCTGAGCCAAACCCGAAATGACTGAGCTGCTGAAGCTCGAACCGGGTTGTGATCCGAACCCGGTTTGGTtcttgggtgaagaagaaaatggagctTTGGAGACGAAGGAAGTTACGATTTTGACCCTAGCAGCGTCCCTTTGGAGCCTTTGGGTAAACAATTCGTGCGGTGTTTTGTTGGAAGAGAGTGCATCGATGTGGTGAAGAGAGACAGAGAGGGAAGCTGACTCGGGTTCCGGGTCGGGTTGGTCGGTTTCGAGTTCGGGCCAATAGAGGGTGGGTTGAGATGGGAGTGGGTGGAGGATAAGGGTCTGGGTTTCTTTGGTGGCGGTGGAGAGTGTGATGAACactgagaagaagaagaag is a window encoding:
- the LOC130946819 gene encoding aspartyl protease family protein 2-like codes for the protein MEEKKAKAKAFLLFFFFSVFITLSTATKETQTLILHPLPSQPTLYWPELETDQPDPEPESASLSVSLHHIDALSSNKTPHELFTQRLQRDAARVKIVTSFVSKAPFSSSPKNQTGFGSQPGSSFSSSVISGLAQGSGEYFTRLGVGTPPRYLYMVLDTGSDVVWLQCAPCKKCYSESDPVFDPKGSRTFAPVPCGSPLCRQLDSPGCDARKKVCEYQVSYGDGSFTVGDFATETLTFRRRASVPRVALGCGHDNEGLFVGAAGLLGLGRGMLSFPTQAGIRFNNKFSYCLVDRAASSKPSSMVFGDLAVSRAARFTPLLKNPKLDTFYYVELLGISVGGVLVRGISASLFRLDRTGNGGVIIDSGTSVTRLTRPAYEALRDAFRVGAARLKRAPEYSLFDTCFDLSGMTQVKVPTVVLHFRGADVSLPAGNYLIPVDDKGTYCFAFAGTMSGLSIIGNIQQQGFRVVFDLAGSRVGFTPRGCA